A single Salmo salar chromosome ssa19, Ssal_v3.1, whole genome shotgun sequence DNA region contains:
- the si:ch211-194k22.8 gene encoding uncharacterized protein si:ch211-194k22.8 produces MRRKSKAKRVLDYESEGDEDGAQKVDHGVQKRRKQMYLDKKKVDENSSSSAGFQKWIRAFELGSPNLYHLRDSNSNTEESEFLQSYSKMKLIAMVICMQREMESLKDQIQCLTACGELSRNLKALIEKTQRWSNEDSKTSVQASRPSLTVGLVSGDAMTPDLLACPTGMNGQWEKQGALPQKLHRHHWDGVFTEFITHELLERCNTGTTAQKLTNDLLRGLYERDCLASHSISGLVYNKRSQTKPALPTEEVQAILRTVQYFFPGKTDAEIKGYIRQKLQNEAKRLRKKPPMLGNMDSSFDLPCPRTSIVNMDFVEDQR; encoded by the exons ATGAGAAGGAAATCAAAGGCGAAACGAGTCCTTGACTACGAAAGTGAAGGAGATGAAGACGGGGCTCAAAAAGTCGAT CATGGGGTGCAGAAAAGAAGAAAACAGATGTATCTTGATAAAAAGAAAGTCGACGAAAATTCTTCATCCTCAGCCGGCTTCCAGAAGTGGATAAGG GCTTTTGAGCTGGGCAGTCCTAATTTGTATCACCTGAGGGACAGCAATTCCAATACAGAG GAGTCAGAGTTTCTGCAGTCATACTCAAAGATGAAACTCATTGCTATGGTGATTTGCATGCAAAGAGAGATGGAAAGCCTGAAAGACCAAATTCAGTGCCTTACAG CTTGTGGAGAGCTATCCAGAAACCTTAAAGCCCTGATAGAAAAGACCCAGAGGTGGTCGAATGAGGACAGCAAGACGTCTGTCCAAGCATCACGTCCTAGCCTAACTGTAGGACTTGTCAGTGGAGATGCCATGACCCCAGATTTACTGGCCTGCCCAACTGGGATGAATGGGCAGTGGGAGAAACAGGGGGCCTTACCCCAGAAACTACACAGGCACCATTGGGATGGAGTCTTCACTGAG TTCATTACCCACGAGCTGTTGGAACGGTGCAACACTGGCACTACAGCTCAGAAACTGACCAATGACCTGTTGCGAGGGCTGTATGAGAGGGACTGCCTAGCCTCCCACTCCATCTCAGGGCTGGTGTACAACAAGAGGTCTCAGACCAAACCTGCTCTCCCTACTGAGGAGGTCCAGGCCATTCTGA GGACAGTTCAGTATTTTTTTCCTGGAAAGACAGATGCGGAAATTAAAGGGTACATCCGGCAGAAACTGCAGAACGAGGCGAAGAGGCTGAGGAAGAAGCCTCCAATGTTGGGTAATATGGATTCCAGCTTTGACCTGCCCTGCCCCAGAACCAGTATTGTTAACATGGATTTTGTCGAGGATCAAAGGTGA